A region from the Candidatus Palauibacter scopulicola genome encodes:
- the rpmG gene encoding 50S ribosomal protein L33: protein MRVRITLECTECKERNYSTTKNRRTHPQRAEQKKYCRRCNGHRMHKETR, encoded by the coding sequence ATGAGGGTTCGGATTACGCTCGAATGTACGGAGTGCAAAGAGCGCAACTATTCGACGACGAAGAACCGGCGGACGCATCCGCAGCGGGCCGAACAGAAGAAGTACTGTCGCCGCTGCAACGGACATAGAATGCACAAGGAAACACGGTAA